CCATGTGGCCGGGGCCTTTGGGGGCCACCATGATCACGTCCACGTCGGCGGGGGGCACGATCTGGTTGAAGTGGATGTTGAAGCCGTGGCCGAAGGCGAGCACCTTGCCGGGCTTCAGGTTGGGCAGGATGTCCTTGGCGTAGAGGTCGGCCTGGTACTGGTCCTGGATGAGGATCATGATCAGGTCGGCCACTGCGGCGGCCTTGGAGGCCTCCATGGGCTCGAAGCCGTGCTCCTTGGCCAGCTTCCAGTTGGGGCCGCCTTCACGCTGCCCGATGACGACCTTCACGCCGGAGTCGCGCAGGTTCTGGGCGTGTGCGTGGCCCTGGGAGCCGTAGCCGATGATGGCCACGGTCTTGTCCTTGAGGAGGGAGAGGTCGGCGTCCTGGTCGTAGAAGACTTTCATCGAGGGGGCTCCTTATGGATGGTGCGAGAGAGTCGCATGGAATCGTGGGAGGAGAATTTTAGACGAAATTCGACAATTCCGCAAGCCGGAACGGCCGCACGCCAGCGCGCCCGGTGAAGCCCGCGGCGCAATGGCCGGGTCCAGTGTGGGGAGAGGCTGAAGAGGGCGGCGCCCTCTCCAGTGTTCTCTTCTCTTCCTTCTTGGCCTACTGCTGCATGCTCCGCTTCATGGCCACGGCCCCGGTGCGGGCCGTCTCCTTGATGCCGAAGCGCTGCATGAGGTTCACCAGGGCGGTAAGCTTGTCCTGCGTGCCGGTGATCTCGATGGTCATCTCGTCGAAGCCCACGTCCACCACCTTGCAGCGGAACACGTCCACGATGCGCAGGATTTCCGCGCGCTTGCCCTCCTCGGCCGAGACCTTGAGGAGCATCATCTCGCGCTCGACGTTCTTCACCTCGGTCAGATCCACGACCTTGATCACGGTGACGAGCTTGCGCAGCTGCTTGATGATCTGCTCGATGATCTGGTCGTCGCCGAAGGTGGTGATGGTCATGATGGAGACCCCGGCCTCCAGGGTGGGGGCCACGTTGAGGGTCTCGATGTTGAAGCCCCTGCCCGAGAAGAGGCCGGACACCCGCGAGAGGACGCCGGGCTCGTTCTCCACGAGAACGGAAAGGATATGGCGCATGGCGTCCTCCTAGACCAGGATCATTTCGGTGAGGGACTTGCCGGCGGGGACCATGGGATAGACGTTCTCCTCGGGGTCCACCACCACGTCCACGATGCAGGGCAGCGGGGTGGCGAAGGCCTTGCGCAGCGTCTCTTCCAGGTCCTTGGCCTCGGTGACGCGGAACCCCGCCGCGCCGTAGGCCTCGGCGAGCTTCACGAAGTCCGGGGCCACGTCCATGCAGGTGTTGCAGTAGTTCTTCTCGTAGAAGAGTTCCTGCCACTGGCGCACCATGCCCAGGTAGCCGTTGTTGAGGATGACGATCTTCACCGGCAGCTTGTAGCACATGGCGGTGGCCAGCTCCTGGATGCACATCTGGATGGAGCCGTCGCCCGCCACGTCGATGACGAGCTTGTCCGGGAAGGCCGCCTGCGCGCCGATGGCGGCCGGGAAACCGTAGCCCATGGTGCCCAGCCCCCCGGAGGTGAGCAGGGTGCGGGGCTTGCGGTAGTTGAAGAACTGGGCGGCCCACATCTGGTTCTGGCCCACCTCGGTGGCCACGATGCAGTCGCCCGAGGTGATGCGGTGGATGGCCTCCACCACGGCCTGGGGCTTGATGAAGCCGCTCTCGGCCGCGGGCTTGTACTGCAAGGGGTGTTCGGCTTTCCAGGCGGCGGTCTGTTCGATCCACTTGTCCTTGGGCGTCCAGCCGCCGGGCTCCTTGGCCAGGGTTTCCGCCTCGGCGTTGAGGGCCTGCAGGAAGAGGCGGCAATCGGCCACGATGGGCACGTCCACGCGCACGTTCTTCTGGATGGATGTGGGGTCGATGTCGATGTGCACCATCTTGGCCTTGCAGGCGAACTCGGAGAGCTTGCCCGTGACGCGGTCGTCGAAGCGCGCGCCCACGGCCAGGATCAGGTCGGACCCGGCGATGGAGTGGTTGGCCGCGTACGTGCCGTGCATGCCGAGCATGCCGAGCCAGAGGGGGTCGTCCCCGGGGAAACAGCCCAGGCCCATGAGCGTTGCCGTAACGGGCAGGTCGTGGGCGCGAGCGAGCCTCGTGAGCTCCTCCGAGGCCCCGGCGCTGACCACGCCGCCGCCCGCGTAGAGCACGGGGCGCTTGGCCTTGGCCAGCAGCTGGGCCACCTTGCGCACCTGCTTGGCGTTGGGCTCGCGGTGGGGGTTGTAGCTGCGCATGGAGACTTCGCCGGGCGGATACTTGAAGGCGCAGCGCTGCTGCTGCACGTCCTTGGGCAGGTCGATGAGTACGGGGCCTGGCCTGCCGGACCGGGCCAGGTAGAAGGCCTCCTTGATGGTCTTGGCCAGCTGGGAGAGGTCCTTCACCAGGTAGTTGTGCTTGGTGCAGGGCCGCGTGATGCCCACGATGTCCACTTCCTGGAACGCGTCGTTGCCGATGAGCGGCGTGGGAACCTGACCGGTGATGATCACCACGGGGATGGAGTCCATGTAGGCCGTGGCGATGCCGGTGACGGTGTTGGTGGCGCCGGGGCCCGACGTCACGAGGCATACCCCTACCTTGCCTGTCGCCCGGGCGTAGCCGTCGGCCATGTGGATGGCCCCTTGCTCGTGCCGGACGAGAATGTGCTTCAGGTTCGGGTAGTTGGGGAGCTGGTGATAGATGTCGATCACCGCTCCGCCCGGGAAGCCGAAGAGAACGTCAACACCCTCCCTCCCGAGGGATTCCAGGAGGATTTGGGCCCCGGTCAGTTCCATGATTTATTGCGCCTCCGCCTTGCGGTATTTGATAAGGATGGCTTCCATCCTGGTCTTGCCGGCGAGCTTCTTCTTCTTGAGTTCCTTCACTTCCATCAACTCGGTGGCGTTGAGGTAAGACTTGCTTTCGAGCTTCTCGATCAGCTTCTCGTACGCGAGGTGCTCATCGTAGAGCGCCCTGAGTTCCGCGTCCGTTTCGCTGACCTTTGCGATGAGTTCCAGATCGCGACTGTCCATGGGCGTCATCTCCTGTTGTGGGTTTTTGTCTCGTACCCTAAGCGTTTTCAGCGGCCGGCCAGACCGGCTCGATCCCGGGCCGCAGCCGCAGGGTCTTGCGCCGCGAGGTCTGGCCCGCCGAGAGTTCCAGAGCCGTCCTGGGCGTGCCCAGGAGCCTGGCCATGTAGGCCAGGAGGGCCTCGTTGGCCTTGTTGTCCACGGCCGGGGCCTTGAGCTTGAGCTTCAGGCGGCCGTCGGCCGTGCCGGTCACCTCGTCTTTCTTCGCGCCGGGGCTCACCCAGACGAGCAGCCGCCAGCCGCCGTCCTTGGCGTGTTCGGCCCAGAGCG
This is a stretch of genomic DNA from Fundidesulfovibrio magnetotacticus. It encodes these proteins:
- the ilvN gene encoding acetolactate synthase small subunit, whose product is MRHILSVLVENEPGVLSRVSGLFSGRGFNIETLNVAPTLEAGVSIMTITTFGDDQIIEQIIKQLRKLVTVIKVVDLTEVKNVEREMMLLKVSAEEGKRAEILRIVDVFRCKVVDVGFDEMTIEITGTQDKLTALVNLMQRFGIKETARTGAVAMKRSMQQ
- the ilvB gene encoding biosynthetic-type acetolactate synthase large subunit — protein: MELTGAQILLESLGREGVDVLFGFPGGAVIDIYHQLPNYPNLKHILVRHEQGAIHMADGYARATGKVGVCLVTSGPGATNTVTGIATAYMDSIPVVIITGQVPTPLIGNDAFQEVDIVGITRPCTKHNYLVKDLSQLAKTIKEAFYLARSGRPGPVLIDLPKDVQQQRCAFKYPPGEVSMRSYNPHREPNAKQVRKVAQLLAKAKRPVLYAGGGVVSAGASEELTRLARAHDLPVTATLMGLGCFPGDDPLWLGMLGMHGTYAANHSIAGSDLILAVGARFDDRVTGKLSEFACKAKMVHIDIDPTSIQKNVRVDVPIVADCRLFLQALNAEAETLAKEPGGWTPKDKWIEQTAAWKAEHPLQYKPAAESGFIKPQAVVEAIHRITSGDCIVATEVGQNQMWAAQFFNYRKPRTLLTSGGLGTMGYGFPAAIGAQAAFPDKLVIDVAGDGSIQMCIQELATAMCYKLPVKIVILNNGYLGMVRQWQELFYEKNYCNTCMDVAPDFVKLAEAYGAAGFRVTEAKDLEETLRKAFATPLPCIVDVVVDPEENVYPMVPAGKSLTEMILV
- a CDS encoding DUF465 domain-containing protein — translated: MDSRDLELIAKVSETDAELRALYDEHLAYEKLIEKLESKSYLNATELMEVKELKKKKLAGKTRMEAILIKYRKAEAQ
- a CDS encoding DUF167 domain-containing protein; the protein is MDAPLWAEHAKDGGWRLLVWVSPGAKKDEVTGTADGRLKLKLKAPAVDNKANEALLAYMARLLGTPRTALELSAGQTSRRKTLRLRPGIEPVWPAAENA